In Arachis duranensis cultivar V14167 unplaced genomic scaffold, aradu.V14167.gnm2.J7QH unplaced_Scaffold_57499, whole genome shotgun sequence, the sequence CTTTGTTGGTTGGTTTGAGGTAGGCAAGTAAAGAATAAGAAATTAGGCAGGGACCACGCTACACTCTCACCTCTCTCGAGCTACAGGAACCCTAAGCCAGGTATGATGCTGACTTTGCAAGCGCAGGGAAAAGAGCTGGTAGTGATTCTTCGGGACAAAGGCCAAGGGTGAAGCCGGGGAAGTTTAATATTTAATCAATTCATAAATGACATCGCCTTTAGGGGCGCCGTTTTCATCCAACTAGAAATATCGTATGAGAAGCAAAAGAATGTTACGTTACGCCCAAAAGTCCCATGCATCCTTTCTTTCTTTGGTCAACAACCAAGCACAACTCAATAGAATGAATTCTTCAAGACTCCTACATGAACTTTCTGTCTGGAGGGAATCAATTTTTCTCAATCAATCACTACACTATGTTTCCACTCCATTTTCATTACGAAGATGTCTCACGTCAGGATCCGTTGCTCAAACTGAATCACGCCAACGTTATGGAAGTTCCTAGATCGTGTGAAATAAGACTAGTACCAAAGGCACCCTATGATTTCATAATCAAAAATGGAAAATTGGCTATGGAGATTCCGCGCGGTCAGAAATTAATACAGACACACAGGGGTTCGACAGGAAAGTCGTTTCGATCAAATCCATTCTTGGGGTCAAATAAAGACAAAGGATATGTCAGTGACCTAGCACGACAAAGCACTCTCCGAGGGCATGGAATGTCTAATTTTTCGGTAAGAATCTCGACAGTAATGTCTCTGGTGGATTCTCCGGTCGAAAGACGGCTAAACTCAATTCAATTCTCGATGGAAACGGAGTTGTTCGAATTCTCCCCGGAACTGGAAGATCATTTCGAGATCTTCGAACATATTCGAGGGTTCAATGTGACTATTGTAACTTCGGCCAACACACAAGATGAGACTTTACCACCGTGGAGCGGCTTTTTGCAAAAAGATGAGGGAGATTCTGAGTAAGAGATGTTATGGACGAATTGTTTGAAGCGTTTCTTCCCTTTATTGAAAAAGTTGGAGAAGCTGCCGGGCTTAAGGAGGACTCTGATGCCACATCTTCACTTGACTTCAAGCAGGAAGTAGACCAGCCGTCTGAAGCCTTTAAGAATAGAAAGAAGGTTGAGGCTGATTGGACCCTCTTCGTGCCTGACTTCTCTATTGATCTGACCGGCTCGATTGAGACAGAGAGTAAAGGTGCGAATCGGCTAAAAGGCTGAGTCCGAGACTGGGAGAAGAACTTGCAAGAAATGCAGACTTCGCTCCGCACCTTTAGGTAAAGATCCCCAATGTCCAATCTTCCTTTTATGGAGATATTCTTTTATGTAACTTCCGGTAAGAAAGGGGATAGATTATCGAAAAAAAGATGTGCGCACGAGAGGATTCTAACTTTCATACATAGAAGAATGATTGGCAAAGCACTCGAACAAAGCCCTTAGCTTCTAACTTCATTCATTCGAAAGGTCGCTGGAATTTAGTTAGGAGCAAATCCGTCACTGGACGAGGAAGGAAAGGGAAGGAAGATATGTACAAGAGAAAAAGTATATTAGAAAGCGTTAACAAGACTATCAGACCAAGAACAGAACTGCTGGAGGAACAACTACCTAAGGCTGAAAATGACATAGAATAAGTGGAATCTCATGCACACTTTGAGGGAGGTGGTTAACCGGTGCTTAGAGAACTACCTGGGATGCCGATAGACCAAGGGAATGGGTACGTTGGTTACCCTGGGCAGAATAGTGGTACAATACCACTTATCATTCGGCAACCAAACAAAGACCGTTTGAAGTGGTATATAGGCGCCCACCGCCTCTAATTACGTCCTATACTCCTTAGTCCAACAAAGTGCATCAAGTTGATTGCGACTTACGCTAGGGATTGTGTTTTGCAATTTGGAAAGGAGAATTTGCATGGAGCTCACAGGCCCGGACCCTCTAAGTATGGGGAGTGCCACTACTGCTTTCATTGTTCTACTATTGAGTTGAGTGCAAGTCTCGCTCATTGAATTGCCGCGGTGGCCTCAAGTGCTGATTTTCATTTCTTCGTTGAACGTTCCGGTTTTGGTAAGCGGTTTGACTGCTTTCCTTGAGAAGGTGGTAGATTGTGGCTAACACTATTCCGAATCGGTGTCCCTGGGGCCCATACAGTACCAGGGGAGCGAGCCTCTTTTTTATCTATTCTAAATTCTCATTCGATTACGGCATCAAAATAGAAAAACTCACATTGGGTTGGGTTTAGGGATAATCAGGCTCGAACTGATGACTTCCACCACGTCAAGGTGACACTCTACCGCTGAGTTATACCCCTTCCCTTGCCCCTATCGAGAAATAGAACTAACTAATCCTAAGGCAAAGGGTCGAGAAACTCAACGCCACTATTCTTGAACAACTTGGAGTCGGGCCTTCTTTTCACACTATTACGGATACGAAAATAATGGGAAAAATAGGATTCGACTGTCAACTGCTCCTATCGGAAATAGGATTGACTACGGATTTGAGCAATAGCACATAATTTCAAAAAACCCGTACGATTTTCCCGATCTAAATAAAGCAGGTTTTCCATGAAGAAGATTTGGCTCAGCATGTTCTATTCGATACGGGTAGGAGAAGAACCCGACTCGgtattcttttcttaaaaaaagaaaaagataagaaccaAGTCAAGATGATACGGATCAACCCCTCTTCTTGCGTTCTTGCGCCAAAGATCTTACCATTTCCGGAGTAACTGGAGTTACATCTATTTTTCGATTTCCATTCAAGAGTTCTTATGTGTTTCCACGCCCCCTTTCGAGACCCCGAAAATTGGACAAATTCCTTTTTCTTAGAAACACATACAAGATTCGTCACCACAATAGGGGTAACCCCGCCGTTAACTACTTCAATTTTATAGTAAAATACATGCCCTACCAAGAAAAAGACAGAATCTGTAACTTGCTATCCTCTTGCCTAGCGGGCAAAGATTTACCTCCGTGGAAAGGATAATTCGTTCGGATCGACATGAGAGTCCAACCACATTGCATTGCCAGAACACATGTTGTATATTTGAAAGAGGTTGACCTCCTTGCTTCTCTCATGTTACAATCCTCTTGCCGCTGAGCTCCCTTTCTCCNNNNNNNNNNNNNNNNNNNNNNNNNNNNNNNNNNNNNNNNNNNNNNNNNNNNNNNNNNNNNNNNNNNNNNNNNNNNNNNNNNNNNNNNNNNNNNNNNNNNNNNNNNNNNNNNNNNNNNNNNNNNNNNNNNNNNNNNNNNNNNNNNNNNNNNNNNNNNNNNNNNNNNNNNNNNNNNNNNNNNNNNNNNNNNNNNNNNNNNNNNNNNNNNNNNNNNNNNNNNNNNNNNNNNNNNNNNNNNNNNNNNNNNNNNNNNNNNNNNNNNNNNNNNNNNNNNNNNNNNNNNNNNNNNNNNNNNNNNNNNNNNNNNNNNNNNNNNNNNNNNNNNNNNNNNNNNNNNNNNNNNNNNNNNNNNNNNNNNNNNNNNNNNNNNNNNNNNNNNNNNNNNNNNNNNNNNNNNNNNNNNNNNNNNNNNNNNNNNNNNNNNNNNNNNNNNNNNNNNNNNNNNNNNNNNNNNNNNNNNNNNNNNNNNNNNNNNNNNNNNNNNNNNNNNNNNNNNNNNNNNNNNNNNNNNNNNNNNNNNNNNNNNNNNNNNNNNNNNNNNNNNNNNNNNNNNNNNNNNNNNNNNNNNNNNNNNNNNNNNNNNNNNNNNNNNNNNNNNNNNNNNNNNNNNNNNNNNNNNNNNNNNNNNNNNNNNNNNNNNNNNNNNNNNNNNNNNNNNNNNNNNNNNNNNNNNNNNNNNNNNNNNNNNNNNNNNNNNNNNNNNNNNNNNNNNNNNNNNNNNNNNNNNNNNNNNNNNNNNNNNNNNNNNNNNNNNNNNNNNNNNNNNNNNNNNNNNNNNNNNNNNNNNNNNNNNNNNNNNNNNNNNNNNNNNNNNNNNNNNNNNNNNNNNNNNNNNNNNNNNNNNNNNNNNNNNNNNNNNNNNNNNNNNNNNNNNNNNNNNNNNNNNNNNNNNNNNNNNNNNNNNNNNNNNNNNNNNNNNNNNNNNNNNNNNNNNNNNNNNNNNNNNNNNNNNNNNNNNNNNNNNNNNNNNNNNNNNNNNNNNNNNNNNNNNNNNNNNNNNNNNNNNNNNNNNNNNNNNNNNNNNNNNNNNNNNNNNNNNNNNNNNNNNNNNNNNNNNNNNNNNNNNNNNNNNNNNNNNNNNNNNNNNNNNNNNNNNNNNNNNNNNNNNNNNNNNNNNNNNNNNNNNNNNNNNNNNNNNNNNNNNNNNNNNNNNNNNNNNNNNNNNNNNNNNNNNNNNNNNNNNNNNNNNNNNNNNNNNNNNNNNNNNNNNNNNNNNNNNNNNNNNNNNNNNNNNNNNNNNNNNNNNNNNNNNNNNNNNNNNNNNNNNNNNNNNNNNNNNNNNNNNNNNNNNNNNNNNNNNNNNNNNNNNNNNNNNNNNNNNNNNNNNNNNNNNNNNNNNNNNNNNNNNNNNNNNNNNNNNNNNNNNNNNNNNNNNNNNNNNNNNNNNNNNNNNNNNNNNNNNNNNNNNNNNNNNNNNNNNNNNNNNNNNNNNNNNNNNNNNNNNNNNNNNNNNNNNNNNNNNNNNNNNNNNNNNNNNNNNNNNNNNNNNNNNNNNNNNNNNNNNNNNNNNNNNNNNNNNNNNNNNNNNNNNNNNNNNNNNNNNNNNNNNNNNNNNNNNNNNNNNNNNNNNNNNNNNNNNNNNNNNNNNNNNNNNNNNNNNNNNNNNNNNNNNNNNNNNNNNNNNNNNNNNNNNNNNNNNNNNNNNNNNNNNNNNNNNNNNNNNNNNNNNNNNNNNNNNNNNNNNNNNNNNNNNNNNNNNNNNNNNNNNNNNNNNNNNNNNNNNNNNNNNNNNNNNNNNNNNNNNNNNNNNNNNNNNNNNNNNNNNNNNNNNNNNNNNNNNNNNNNNNNNNNNNNNNNNNNNNNNNNNNNNNNNNNNNNNNNNNNNNNNNNNNNNNNNNNNNNNNNNNNNNNNNNNNNNNNNNNNNNNNNNNNNNNNNNNNNNNNNNNNNNNNNNNNNNNNNNNNNNNNNNNNNNNNNNNNNNNNNNNNNNNNNNNNNNNNNNNNNNNNNNNNNNNNNNNNNNNNNNNNNNNNNNNNNNNNNNNNNNNNNNNNNNNNNNNNNNNNNNNNNNNNNNNNNNNNNNNNNNNNNNNNNNNNNNNNNNNNNNNNNNNNNNNNNNNNNNNNNNNNNNNNNNNNNNNNNNNNNNNNNNNNNNNNNNNNNNNNNNNNNNNNNNNNNNNNNNNNNNNNNNNNNNNNNNNNNNNNNNNNNNNNNNNNNNNNNNNNNNNNNNNNNNNNNNNNNNNNNNNNNNNNNNNNNNNNNNNNNNNNNNNNNNNNNNNNNNNNNNNNNNNNNNNNNNNNNNNNNNNNNNNNNNNNNNNNNNNNNNNNNNNNNNNNNNNNNNNNNNNNNNNNNNNNNNNNNNNNNNNNNNNNNNNNNNNNNNNNNNNNNNNNNNNNNNNNNNNNNNNNNNNNNNNNNNNNNNNNNNNNNNNNNNNNNNNNNNNNNNNNNNNNNNNNNNNNNNNNNNNNNNNNNNNNNNNNNNNNNNNNNNNNNNNNNNNNNNNNNNNNNNNNNNNNNNNNNNNNNNNNNNNNNNNNNNNNNNNNNNNNNNNNNNNNNNNNNNNNNNNNNNNNNNNNNNNNNNNNNNNNNNNNNNNNNNNNNNNNNNNNNNNNNNNNNNNNNNNNNNNNNNNNNNNNNNNNNNNNNNNNNNNNNNNNNNNNNNNNNNNNNNNNNNNNNNNNNNNNNNNNNNNNNNNNNNNNNNNNNNNNNNNNNNNNNNNNNNNNNNNNNNNNNNNNNNNNNNNNNNNNNNNNNNNNNNNNNNNNNNNNNNNNNNNNNNNNNNNNNNNNNNNNNNNNNNNNNNNNNNNNNNNNNNNNNNNNNNNNNNNNNNNNNNNNNNNNNNNNNNNNNNNNNNNNNNNNNNNNNNNNNNNNNNNNNNNNNNNNNNNNNNNNNNNNNNNNNNNNNNNNNNNNNNNNNNNNNNNNNNNNNNNNNNNNNNNNNNNNNNNNNNNNNNNNNNNNNNNNNNNNNNNNNNNNNNNNNNNNNNNNNNNNNNNNNNNNNNNNNNNNNNNNNNNNNNNNNNNNNNNNNNNNNNNNNNNNNNNNNNNNNNNNNNNNNNNNNNNNNNNNNNNNNNNNNNNNNNNNNNNNNNNNNNNNNNNNNNNNNNNNNNNNNNNNNNNNNNNNNNNNNNNNNNNNNNNNNNNNNNNNNNNNNNNNNNNNNNNNNNNNNNNNNNNNNNNNNNNNNNNNNNNNNNNNNNNNNNNNNNNNNNNNNNNNNNNNNNNNNNNNNNNNNNNNNNNNNNNNNNNNNNNNNNNNNNNNNNNNNNNNNNNNNNNNNNNNNNNNNNNNNNNNNNNNNNNNNNNNNNNNNNNNNNNNNNNNNNNNNNNNNNNNNNNNNNNNNNNNNNNNNNNNNNNNNNNNNNNNNNNNNNNNNNNNNNNNNNNNNNNNNNNNNNNNNNNNNNNNNNNNNNNNNNNNNNNNNNNNNNNNNNNNNNNNNNNNNNNNNNNNNNNNNNNNNNNNNNNNNNNNNNNNNNNNNNNNNNNNNNNNNNNNNNNNNNNNNNNNNNNNNNNNNNNNNNNNNNNNNNNNNNNNNNNNNNNNNNNNNNNNNNNNNNNNNNNNNNNNNNNNNNNNNNNNNNNNNNNNNNNNNNNNNNNNNNNNNNNNNNNNNNNNNNNNNNNNNNNNNNNNNNNNNNNNNNNNNNNNNNNNNNNNNNNNNNNNNNNNNNNNNNNNNNNNNNNNNNNNNNNNNNNNNNNNNNNNNNNNNNNNNNNNNNNNNNNNNNNNNNNNNNNNNNNNNNNNNNNNNNNNNNNNNNNNNNNNNNNNNNNNNNNNNNNNNNNNNNNNNNNNNNNNNNNNNNNNNNNNNNNNNNNNNNNNNNNNNNNNNNNNNNNNNNNNNNNNNNNNNNNNNNNNNNNNNNNNNNNNNNNNNNNNNNNNNNNNNNNNNNNNNNNNNNNNNNNNNNNNNNNNNNNNNNNNNNNNNNNNNNNNNNNNNNNNNNNNNNNNNNNNNNNNNNNNNNNNNNNNNNNNNNNNNNNNNNNNNNNNNNNNNNNNNNNNNNNNNNNNNNNNNNNNNNNNNNNNNNNNNNNNNNNNNNNNNNNNNNNNNNNNNNNNNNNNNNNNNNNNNNNNNNNNNNNNNNNNNNNNNNNNNNNNNNNNNNNNNNNNNNNNNNNNNNNNNNNNNNNNNNNNNNNNNNNNNNNNNNNNNNNNNNNNNNNNNNNNNNNNNNNNNNNNNNNNNNNNNNNNNNNNNNNNNNNNNNNNNNNNNNNNNNNNNNNNNNNNNNNNNNNNNNNNNNNNNNNNNNNNNNNNNNNNNNNNNNNNNNNNNNNNNNNNNNNNNNNNNNNNNNNNNNNNNNNNNNNNNNNNNNNNNNNNNNNNNNNNNNNNNNNNNNNNNNNNNNNNNNNNNNNNNNNNNNNNNNNNNNNNNNNNNNNNNNNNNNNNNNNNNNNNNNNNNNNNNNNNNNNNNNNNNNNNNNNNNNNNNNNNNNNNNNNNNNNNNNNNNNNNNNNNNNNNNNNNNNNNNNNNNNNNNNNNNNNNNNNNNNNNNNNNNNNNNNNNNNNNNNNNNNNNNNNNNNNNNNNNNNNNNNNNNNNNNNNNNNNNNNNNNNNNNNNNNNNNNNNNNNNNNNNNNNNNNNNNNNNNNNNNNNNNNNNNNNNNNNNNNNNNNNNNNNNNNNNNNNNNNNNNNNNNNNNNNNNNNNNNNNNNNNNNNNNNNNNNNNNNNNNNNNNNNNNNNNNNNNNNNNNNNNNNNNNNNNNNNNNNNNNNNNNNNNNNNNNNNNNNNNNNNNNNNNNNNNNNNNNNNNNNNNNNNNNNNNNNNNNNNNNNNNNNNNNNNNNNNNNNNNNNNNNNNNNNNNNNNNNNNNNNNNNNNNNNNNNNNNNNNNNNNNNNNNNNNNNNNNNNNNNNNNNNNNNNNNNNNNNNNNNNNNNNNNNNNNNNNNNNNNNNNNNNNNNNNNNNNNNNNNNNNNNNNNNNNNNNNNNNNNNNNNNNNNNNNNNNNNNNNNNNNNNNNNNNNNNNNNNNNNNNNNNNNNNNNNNNNNNNNNNNNNNNNNNNNNNNNNNNNNNNNNNNNNNNNNNNNNNNNNNNNNNNNNNNNNNNNNNNNNNNNNNNNNNNNNNNNNNNNNNNNNNNNNNNNNNNNNNNNNNNNNNNNNNNNNNNNNNNNNNNNNNNNNNNNNNNNNNNNNNNNNNNNNNNNNNNNNNNNNNNNNNNNNNNNNNNNNNNNNNNNNNNNNNNNNNNNNNNNNNNNNNNNNNNNNNNNNNNNNNNNNNNNNNNNNNNNNNNNNNNNNNNNNNNNNNNNNNNNNNNNNNNNNNNNNNNNNNNNNNNNNNNNNNNNNNNNNNNNNNNNNNNNNNNNNNNNNNNNNNNNNNNNNNNNNNNNNNNNNNNNNNNNNNNNNNNNNNNNNNNNNNNNNNNNNNNNNNNNNNNNNNNNNNNNNNNNNNNNNNNNNNNNNNNNNNNNNNNNNNNNNNNNNNNNNNNNNNNNNNNNNNNNNNNNNNNNNNNNNNNNNNNNNNNNNNNNNNNNNNNNNNNNNNNNNNNNNNNNNNNNNNNNNNNNNNNNNNNNNNNNNNNNNNNNNNNNNNNNNNNNNNNNNNNNNNNNNNNNNNNNNNNNNNNNNNNNNNNNNNNNNNNNNNNNNNNNNNNNNNNNNNNNNNNNNNNNNNNNNNNNNNNNNNNNNNNNNNNNNNNNNNNNNNNNNNNNNNNNNNNNNNNNNNNNNNNNNNNNNNNNNNNNNNNNNNNNNNNNNNNNNNNNNNNNNNNNNNNNNNNNNNNNNNNNNNNNNNNNNNNNNNNNNNNNNNNNNNNNNNNNNNNNNNNNNNNNNNNNNNNNNNNNNNNNNNNNNNNNNNNNNNNNNNNNNNNNNNNNNNNNNNNNNNNNNNNNNNNNNNNNNNNNNNNNNNNNNNNNNNNNNNNNNNNNNNNNNNNNNNNNNNNNNNNNNNNNNNNNNNNNNNNNNNNNNNNNNNNNNNNNNNNNNNNNNNNNNNNNNNNNNNNNNNNNNNNNNNNNNNNNNNNNNNNNNNNNNNNNNNNNNNNNNNNNNNNNNNNNNNNNNNNNNNNNNNNNNNNNNNNNNNNNNNNNNNNNNNNNNNNNNNNNNNNNNNNNNNNNNNNNNNNNNNNNNNNNNNNNNNNNNNNNNNNNNNNNNNNNNNNNNNNNNNNNNNNNNNNNNNNNNNNNNNNNNNNNNNNNNNNNNNNNNNNNNNNNNNNNNNNNNNNNNNNNNNNNNNNNNNNNNNNNNNNNNNNNNNNNNNNNNNNNNNNNNNNNNNNNNNNNNNNNNNNNNNNNNNNNNNNNNNNNNNNNNNNNNNNNNNNNNNNNNNNNNNNNNNNNNNNNNNNNNNNNNNNNNNNNNNNNNNNNNNNNNNNNNNNNNNNNNNNNNNNNNNNNNNNNNNNNNNNNNNNNNNNNNNNNNNNNNNNNNNNNNNNNNNNNNNNNNNNNNNNNNNNNNNNNNNNNNNNNNNNNNNNNNNNNNNNNNNNNNNNNNNNNNNNNNNNNNNNNNNNNNNNNNNNNNNNNNNNNNNNNNNNNNNNNNNNNNNNNNNNNNNNNNNNNNNNNNNNNNNNNNNNNNNNNNNNNNNNNNNNNNNNNNNNNNNNNNNNNNNNNNNNNNNNNNNNNNNNNNNNNNNNNNNNNNNNNNNNNNNNNNNNNNNNNNNNNNNNNNNNNNNNNNNNNNNNNNNNNNNNNNNNNNNNNNNNNNNNNNNNNNNNNNNNNNNNNNNNNNNNNNNNNNNNNNNNNNNNNNNNNNNNNNNNNNNNNNNNNNNNNNNNNNNNNNNNNNNNNNNNNNNNNNNNNNNNNNNNNNNNNNNNNNNNNNNNNNNNNNNNNNNNNNNNNNNNNNNNNNNNNNNNNNNNNNNNNNNNNNNNNNNNNNNNNNNNNNNNNNNNNNNNNNNNNNNNNNNNNNNNNNNNNNNNNNNNNNNNNNNNNNNNNNNNNNNNNNNNNNNNNNNNNNNNNNNNNNNNNNNNNNNNNNNNNNNNNNNNNNNNNNNNNNNNNNNNNNNNNNNNNNNNNNNNNNNNNNNNNNNNNNNNNNNNNNNNNNNNNNNNNNNNNNNNNNNNNNNNNNNNNNNNNNNNNNNNNNNNNNNNNNNNNNNNNNNNNNNNNNNNNNNNNNNNNNNNNNNNNNNNNNNNNNNNNNNNNNNNNNNNNNNNNNNNNNNNNNNNNNNNNNNNNNNNNNNNNNNNNNNNNNNNNNNNNNNNNNNNNNNNNNNNNNNNNNNNNNNNNNNNNNNNNNNNNNNNNNNNNNNNNNNNNNNNNNNNNNNNNNNNNNNNNNNNNNNNNNNNNNNNNNNNNNNNNNNNNNNNNNNNNNNNNNNNNNNNNNNNNNNNNNNNNNNNNNNNNNNNNNNNNNNNNNNNNNNNNNNNNNNNNNNNNNNNNNNNNNNNNNNNNNNNNNNNNNNNNNNNNNNNNNNNNNNNNNNNNNNNNNNNNNNNNNNNNNNNNNNNNNNNNNNNNNNNNNNNNNNNNNNNNNNNNNNNNNNNNNNNNNNNNNNNNNNNNNNNNNNNNNNNNNNNNNNNNNNNNNNNNNNNNNNNNNNNNNNNNNNNNNNNNNNNNNNNNNNNNNNNNNNNNNNNNNNNNNNNNNNNNNNNNNNNNNNNNNNNNNNNNNNNNNNNNNNNNNNNNNNNNNNNNNNNNNNNNNNNNNNNNNNNNNNNNNNNNNNNNNNNNNNNNNNNNNNNNNNNNNNNNNNNNNNNNNNNNNNNNNNNNNNNNNNNNNNNNNNNNNNNNNNNNNNNNNNNNNNNNNNNNNNNNNNNNNNNNNNNNNNNNNNNNNNNNNNNNNNNNNNNNNNNNNNNNNNNNNNNNNNNNNNNNNNNNNNNNNNNNNNNNNNNNNNNNNNNNNNNNNNNNNNNNNNNNNNNNNNNNNNNNNNNNNNNNNNNNNNNNNNNNNNNNNNNNNNNNNNNNNNNNNNNNNNNNNNNNNNNNNNNNNNNNNNNNNNNNNNNNNNNNNNNNNNNNNNNNNNNNNNNNNNNNNNNNNNNNNNNNNNNNNNNNNNNNNNNNNNNNNNNNNNNNNNNNNNNNNNNNNNNNNNNNNNNNNNNNNNNNNNNNNNNNNNNNNNNNNNNNNNNNNNNNNNNNNNNNNNNNNNNNNNNNNNNNNNNNNNNNNNNNNNNNNNNNNNNNNNNNNNNNNNNNNNNNNNNNNNNNNNNNNNNNNNNNNNNNNNN encodes:
- the LOC127744542 gene encoding 60S ribosomal protein L5, mitochondrial-like is translated as MNFLSGGNQFFSINHYTMFPLHFHYEDVSRQDPLLKLNHANVMEVPRSCEIRLVPKAPYDFIIKNGKLAMEIPRGQKLIQTHRGSTGKSFRSNPFLGSNKDKGYVSDLARQSTLRGHGMSNFSVRISTVMSLVDSPVERRLNSIQFSMETELFEFSPELEDHFEIFEHIRGFNVTIVTSANTQDETLPPWSGFLQKDEGDSE